Sequence from the Lysobacter solisilvae genome:
TACACCCTGCTGCCCAACACCGCCGGCTGCTACACGGCCGACGACGCGGTGCGCACCTGCCGCCTGGCGCGCGAACTGCTCGACGGCCACCGGCTGGTGAAACTGGAAGTGCTCGGCGACCAGAAGACGCTCTACCCCGACGTCGTGCAGACGCTGGCCGCCGCCGAGATCCTGGTCAAGGACGGCTTCGACGTCATGGTCTACACCAGCGACGACCCGATCCTGTGCAAGCGCCTGGAGGAGATCGGCTGCGTCGCCGTGATGCCGCTGGCCGCGCCGATCGGCTCGGGCCTGGGCGTGCAGAACCGCTACAACCTGATGGAGATCGTCGAGAACGCGCGCGTGCCGATCATCGTCGACGCCGGCGTGGGCACCGCCTCGGACGCGTCCATCGCCATGGAACTGGGCTGCGACGGCGTGCTGATGAACACCGCCATCGCCGGCGCGAAGGATCCGGTGCTGATGGCCCACGCGATGAAGCTGGCCGTCGAGGCCGGGCGCGCGGCCTTCCGCGCCGGACGCATTCCACGCAAGCGCTACGCCAGCGCGTCCTCGCCCGTGGACGGGCTGGTCGGCGGTACTGACGCATCCCACTCAAGCTGATGGCGGACCAGGAACAGAAGAAGGCCCCGCCCAAGCCCTTCACCATCGAGGAAGGCCACCGCCGCGTGCGCAGCTTCGTGCTGCGGCAGGGCCGCTTCACCCCCGCGCAGCAACGCGCCTTCGACGAACTGTGGCCGCGCTTCGGCCTGGACTACACCGGTACGCCGCGCGATTTCGACGCCGCGTTCGGGCGCCACGCGCCGCGCGTGCTGGAGATCGGCTTCGGCAACGGCGAGGCCCTGCGCTTCGCCGCCCAGCACGACCACGCCCGCGACCTGATCGGCATCGAAGTGCACGCACCCGGCGTGGGTCGCCTGCTCAATGCACTGGCCCAGGACGGCAGCGACCACGTGCGCCTGTACCACCACGACGCGGTCGAAGTGCTCACCCACGAGATCGCCGACGGCGCCCTCGACGAGATCCGGATCTATTTCCCCGATCCGTGGCACAAGAAGCGTCACAACAAGCGCCGCCTGGTGCAGCCGGAGTTCGCCAATCTGCTGGTGCGCAAGCTCGCGCCGGGCGGACGCTTGCACCTTGCCACCGATTGGCACGACTATGCCGAGCAGATGTGGGACGTGCTTGACGCCACCGCGGGCCTGGTCAACCGCGCCGGACCGCGCGGCTCCGTGCCCCGCCCCGAGTGGCGGCCGCAGACGCATTTCGAGACGCGTGGCCAGAAGCTCGGCCATGGCGTGTGGGACCTGCTGTACGACAAGCCCGGCTGACCGGCCACCGGCGCGCGAGGGCTGAGCGCGCGCGCCGCACCGGAATCGCCGACCCCGCGCAGCCCGCTGCGCGCGTTACGAGAACCAGCGCCAGAGCACCCGATCCCACTGCATGGATACCGCCCTCCCGCTCACCACCGACATGAAGCTCGTGCTCGGGCTGGTGGTGTTCACGATGGTGATGTTCCTGTTCGAGCGGATCCGCGCCGACGTGGTCGCGCTGGTGGTGCTGGTGCTGCTGGGCCTCGCCGGCCTGGTCGAACCCGAACTGCTGTTCAACGGCTTCTCGGGCAACGCGGTGATCAGCATCGTCGCCACGATGATCCTGGGCGCGGGCCTGGACCG
This genomic interval carries:
- a CDS encoding thiazole synthase translates to MTSPLYAPPADPLVIAGQVYGSRLLTGTGKFKDLDETRRATEAAGARIVTVAIRRTNIGQNPGEPNLLDVLPPDRYTLLPNTAGCYTADDAVRTCRLARELLDGHRLVKLEVLGDQKTLYPDVVQTLAAAEILVKDGFDVMVYTSDDPILCKRLEEIGCVAVMPLAAPIGSGLGVQNRYNLMEIVENARVPIIVDAGVGTASDASIAMELGCDGVLMNTAIAGAKDPVLMAHAMKLAVEAGRAAFRAGRIPRKRYASASSPVDGLVGGTDASHSS
- the trmB gene encoding tRNA (guanosine(46)-N7)-methyltransferase TrmB: MADQEQKKAPPKPFTIEEGHRRVRSFVLRQGRFTPAQQRAFDELWPRFGLDYTGTPRDFDAAFGRHAPRVLEIGFGNGEALRFAAQHDHARDLIGIEVHAPGVGRLLNALAQDGSDHVRLYHHDAVEVLTHEIADGALDEIRIYFPDPWHKKRHNKRRLVQPEFANLLVRKLAPGGRLHLATDWHDYAEQMWDVLDATAGLVNRAGPRGSVPRPEWRPQTHFETRGQKLGHGVWDLLYDKPG